One stretch of Toxoplasma gondii ME49 chromosome XI, whole genome shotgun sequence DNA includes these proteins:
- a CDS encoding hypothetical protein (encoded by transcript TGME49_312540~Predicted trans-membrane domain (TMHMM2.0):76-99:102-125) — protein sequence MKKFTAVSYVFLSSGMIVANAGRFDPTVLSVLSHRSRADDQRLTRPCFNGCSGQGVCTVQGCACYPGWSGDDCTVRACPSNCNQQGICIAGVCKCLDKFAGVDCGVVKCARNCSGHGDCQGGECICRPPWTGHDCATQRCADKCGVHGDCDPATGNCVCHPHYGGDNCAEHRCPRLCSGKGECLPSGTCRCFAGYVGADCGREACPHNCSGRGTCEDEVCHCLEGFRGVDCSFKIPIAGKVNAGASTKCPGDGKCSGRGSCYEGTCICNAGFVGPICDRLDPTLFAKTCRSKSILYL from the exons ATGAAGAAGTTTACTGCAGTGTCttacgtttttctctcgtccggCATGATTGTAGCTAACGCCGGAAGATTTGACCCAACAGTCCTGAGTGTCCTTTCCCACCGGTCTCGCGCGGATGACCAACGGCTAACACGTCCCTGTTTCAATGGTTGCTCCGGACAAG GAGTCTGCACTGTGCAAGGCTGTGCATGTTACCCAGGGTGGAGCGGGGATGACTGCACTGTGCGAGCTTGCCCTTCAAATTGCAACCAGCAAGGAATATGCATTGCCGGAGTATGCAAATGCCTGGACAAATTTGCTGGAGTTGACTGCGG CGTTGTCAAATGTGCTAGAA ACTGCTCCGGGCACGGCGATTGCCAGGGCGGCGAATGCAT ATGTCGTCCGCCTTGGACTGGTCATGACTGTGCAACTCAACGCTGTGCCGACAAGTGCGGTGTACATG GGGACTGTGACCCTGCAACTGGTAATTGTGTTTGCCATCCCCATTACGGTGGCGACAACTGTGCTGAGCATCGCTGTCCAAGACTTTGCTCG GGCAAAGGTGAATGCCTCCCCTCAGGGACGTGCCGCTGTTTCGCTGGATATGTGGGAGCAG ACTGCGGCCGAGAAGCGTGCCCTCATAATTGCAG CGGGCGCGGAACCTGCGAAGACGAAGTCTGTCACTGTCTCGAAG GCTTTAGAGGCGTCGACTGCTCTTTCAAAATACCGATCGCTGGAAAAGTAAATGCCGGTGCAA GCACAAAATGCCCAGGCGACGGAAAGTGTTCGGGTCGAGGGTCGTGCTACGAAG GGACTTGCATATGCAATGCAG GATTTGTTGGGCCGATATGTGACAGGCTGGACCCCACACTGTTTGCGAAGACTTGCCGGTCAAAGAGCATTCTGTATCTGTAG
- a CDS encoding hypothetical protein (encoded by transcript TGME49_312560) produces the protein MASSAFSSSPACSAPSSGVVDSRPKPCVPDPESDEQTCCGTAGKEPQNLSPTKIRSVSLDGSTEISDSFSSASVTINAPACVSLEQGLQVCSQLSWVSLSLQDERNCPEACFAIAGTNRTPECQRSYLEHDELFSPASATAGSLPSCPCSPSVSTRMCSPRGHGACTPRARCVPRPPTLTLPPQVADARKGNPQADSAVNEFLPACVFTSQRQSSAETRLSADPSTVGVDQPSVANNPTQFGAEGGCRKEPREGACERNDASNRRASPTGGPEQAAATENDGGKLQKAADVREEGRTADPHAVAVSPLPSRDSNASAPALADSELVRSPVALVPPTNPASVTTKKSDKEAFRIGDRQEAEARESASAFLQLSPVIPERQEAAGGMPLSSPSRGTEGTTVSLKLSADLTCFSPSLSERTTAAAMTGTPSCDLDSRGSFSSDVCKQPFSGLSDASPLSHSSPDERAGKAGLVCCSAAASNDDAGFLSPGICPAGHSLSTTESAGSIRSPSTPPRLEAESPEYGPPRSLSPEASAHQRLPAPNEEAALPSAYAARCDSEELYVLPTTRDDRTTPKAVLASQEEETPMAGSARRRWASFDVQDSDTDLFDDDTCGESDLNSSFGISEADNRSRLGSGSRVSRATARLPRREAKRSCEGPQALQRLGASLKAGRGKGKPSLGADRTGRKGGVDASKESAACGLLSIQRAGDSHAFATAFAGYNRFSALSNGEARSEKDASQLVHAGEEARTKAQGARERGRQLNKGHEAEALTAGSKNRDVRDSLLGDRLGKASGDTGDRLPGASLEGFELFRNTLTLQLLQGRELGVRFVEGSEKVEGGSERKQREEQDEGWVVAGRKRKPVAEAGGSRRAGREVEGKGRGKRDERPVEWIAWLDPCTSAGNVTTASTTGHKATASPSVSAVDSVSGTEKSGDMEKGAYMSRDGEDSAQDGGAAETTEEPVCPSGRKEGKEGKGKSSGADGKSDGCGGAVSLSKQLQEEYEQGLERVGRMSSWTAVSPFLAWWLPASASRGNLHNLCFFKNPVKPLWEHPENIKGGHFALRRFAAKTTVQEMFLLLASTVLKDESVGAVRHCNGIVLCIRHHWRKHKIEFWTASLDSGVLAQQEGLLRRLLSQLPGSAGHGVELEFISHREVVQRNQVKLMRARGKAPKAASGKSGSADAFQVGSSSPGISMQKPFVPRSSFSGSEIAAPPLLPEGPFAPGTKKKINEKRSGKSKHCATGGEQNPGECVDQESGGRETLSALGKKASACEVQSSQLDNERSLAPRHGPGVHAEVDDYGREQRGETLTPTARQGPRKKDSKGEANQTEKKRPAACEGGTTTFNTPRSARGSGDCGSSLLREEVGEFVDAENRDGADLGFMWTREEQRGSGIRGRGPAKSGGLPALMQSPLLLSSETLPFPGRLPVWAASGPLSEPPQPGNAWEEEVPAFSGDSEARGLEIEAQRESEDAEPQFGGSGPGGRETLCQRLQLWQHEGLVSTESSTVESQAASTSPLIRPGRGYPRQIPPPGRRGMLGSFLSTLDSTSWSPAAQKSGAFANGGEACAADSKAAGFSASSTASRWGGDPAFSRTRHVEGQACVPAPLAREEGRTGSGLKAGKSRGGMLPGSKGAGPRRGARDGREDLSNAGYRSSGRGASRGPSWSVYFANEEEQRRRLATTMVARIDVKSIPDYFSMQLAANLGGTSIGSAAALQVGVGGSLTAASSPLGFGFLAQHSGVLTTLTTSSSTHTSEGGAGTTRGPTEGGEVTAGPLPGPGEFKTGATAPLFPLLAGAGIPLPDGFSPQLLASPSVGRAVATVLQVQQLPFSPVMESVQQQLGLLPPKKDGDLELQGMSGAPGEGSARGADSLQDLCLPPLLGSSALARPTSPMSSPSAVSPQELLQGDWKPGDPKERAARTPEQAPCPKRPFAFNPQAAVFRPSWSAEGQLSEGMAAPQGEGEATAYAEEKKNQSPLEETETTCEDNKAAGNHRQRAAGARDESEEFAGGRQTIAAICHALPAAAHAVEPRVHAGESHARYAAGVDGPTEVKRE, from the exons ATGGCCTCGTCTGCGTTCTCAAGCTCTCCCGCTTGCAGTGCTCCTTCCAGCGGCGTCGTGGACTCTCGCCCCAAGCCGTGTGTTCCCGATCCCGAAAGTGACGAACAGACATGTTGTGGAACGGCAGGCAAGGAGCCTCAGAATCTCTCACCTACGAAGATCAGGAGCGTTTCTCTAGACGGTTCGACGGAGATTTCGgactccttctcttctgcgtccgtcACCATCAACGCGCCTGCATGTGTCTCCCTCGAACAAGGTCTTCAGGTCTGCTCACAGCTTTCCTGGGTCTCTCTGTCACTGCAGGACGAACGGAACTGTCCAGAGGCGTGCTTCGCCATTGCAGGGACAAACCGAACTCCGGAATGCCAACGCAGTTACCTAGAACATGACGAACTCTTCTCGCCAGCATCCGCGACGGCTGGCAGCCTTCCCTCCTGTCCGTGCTCGCCGTCTGTCAGCACCAGGATGTGCAGCCCGCGTGGACATGGTGCCTGTACACCTCGCGCAAGATGCGTTCCGAGGCCGCCGACCTTGACCTTGCCTCCCCAGGTGGCGGATGCTCGCAAGGGGAATCCTCAAGCGGACTCTGCAGTCAACGAGTTCttgcctgcatgcgtctttaCAAGTCAGAGACAAAGTAGCGCCGAGACACGTCTCTCTGCTGACCCTTCGACAGTGGGGGTTGACCAGCCGTCGGTGGCAAACAACCCAACACAGTTCGGAGCTGAGGGGGGCTGTAGAAAGGAACCTCGGGAGGGAGCCTGCGAGAGGAACGACGCCAGTAACAGGAGAGCGAGCCCAACAGGCGGACCTGAACAGGCAGCCGCGACGGAAAATGACGGAGGCAAGCTCCAAAAAGCTGCTGACGTCCGTGAAGAGGGGAGAACCGCGGACCCGCACGCAGTGGCGGTTTCGCCGCTACCTTCAAGGGATTCAAACGCCAGTGCTCCGGCTCTGGCTGATTCTGAGTTGGTCAGGAGCCCCGTAGCTCTCGTTCCACCGACAAACCCCGCGTCTGTGACAACTAAAAAGAGTGACAAAGAAGCGTTTCGAATCGGGGACagacaggaagcagaagccCGAGAGAGTGCCTCAGCATTCCTGCAGCTTTCGCCTGTTATtccagagaggcaggaggcTGCTGGTGGGATGCCCCTCTCGTCGCCGAGTCGCGGGACAGAAGGGACAACGGTGAGTCTGAAGTTGAGCGCGGATCTAACCTGtttctcaccctctctgtCAGAGAGGACGACGGCGGCTGCGATGACCGGAACTCCTTCTTGCGACCTCGACAGCCGCGGAAGCTTCTCTTCCGATGTATGCAAGCAGCCGTTCTCCGGTCTCTCGGATGCCTCGCCCTTGTCGCACTCGAGTCCAGACGAACGCGCAGGGAAAGCGGGACTCGTCTGCTGCTCGGCTGCAGCGTCAAACGACGACGCGGGTTTCCTTTCCCCCGGAATTTGCCCAGCAGGCCACTCGCTGTCCACTACGGAAAGTGCTGGCTCGATTCGATCTCCCTCGACGCCCCCACGGTTGGAGGCAGAGTCTCCGGAGTACGGCCCTCCTCGCTCCCTGTCTCCGGAGGCATCCGCGCACCAGAGGTTGCCTGCTCcaaacgaagaagccgcgctACCCTCGGCCTACGCCGCTCGCTGCGACTCCGAGGAACTCTATGTCCTTCCAACCACACGCGACGACCGCACGACCCCGAAGGCCGTTCTCGCCtcgcaggaggaagagacaccgaTGGCGGGGTCGGCGCGGCGCCGGTGGGCCTCCTTCGATGTCCAGGACTCAGACACGGACCTCTTCGACGACGACACTTGCGGAGAGTCGGATTTGAACTCGAGTTTCGGTATCAGCGAAGCAGACAACCGCAGTCGCCTAGGCAGCGGATCGAGAGTCTCTCGCGCGACAGCCCGCCTTCCTcgaagagaggcaaaaagAAGCTGCGAGGGCCCCCAGGCCCTACAGCGGCTCGGGGCGTCTCTGAAGGCGGGGCGTGGGAAGGGAAAGCCTAGCTTAGGGGCAGACAgaacagggagaaaaggcggaGTGGATGCGTCGAAGGAGTCGGCGGCATGCGGCCTCTTGTCGATCCAGAGAGCAGGAGATTCGCACGCATTTGCGACTGCTTTTGCAGGCTACAATCGCTTCTCCGCCCTCAGCAACGGCGAGGCGAGGTCCGAGAAAGATGCGAGCCAGTTAGTGCATGCTGGCGAGGAGGCTCGAACCAAGGCCCAGGGGGCTCGAGAGCGCGGGCGACAGCTAAACAAGGGACACGAAGCGGAGGCGCTCACTGCAGGAAGCAAGAACCGAGATGTGCGCGACTCTCTCCTTGGAGACAGACTCGGAAAGGCGAgtggagacactggagacagGCTCCCGGGCGCGTCTCTTGAAGGATTCGAACTTTTCAGAAACACCCTCACTCTCCAGCTGCTCCAAGGGCGCGAACTCGGAGTTCGCTTCGTTGAGGGCAGCGAGAAGGTCGAAGGCGGCTCAGAGCGAAAGCAAagggaagaacaagacgaggGCTGGGTCGTGGCAGGAAGGAAGCGGAAACCCGTTGCAGAAGCTGGAGGCAGCCGACGCGCTGGCCGTGAGGTcgaaggaaagggaagaggGAAACGCGACGAACGTCCCGTTGAGTGGATCGCTTG GCTGGATCCATGCACGAGCGCGGGGAACGTGACGACTGCGTCGACAACTGGTCACAAGGCAACTGCGTCTCCATCGGTTTCCGCGGTCGACTCTGTGAGTGGCACAGAGAAGTCAGGGGACATGGAGAAAGGCGCGTACATGtcgagagacggcgaagacagTGCACAAGACGGAGGCGCAGCGGAGACAACGGAAGAGCCTGTCTGCCCTAGTGgccgaaaagaaggaaaggaaggaaaaggaaagagcagCGGCGCCGACGGGAAATCCGATGGATGCGGGGGAGCTGTGTCGCTGAGCAAGCAGCTTCAAGAGGAGTACGAACAAGGCCTCGAGAGAGTTG GAAGGATGTCCTCATGGACGgcagtgtctccgttcctcgCTTGGTGGCTACCTGCGAGCGCCAGCCGAGGGAACCTCCACAATTTGTGCTTCTTCAAAAATCCAGTGAAGCCTCTCTGGGAGCACCCGGAGAACATCAAGGGAGGCCACTTCGCACTTCGGCGATTTGCAGCCAAAACTACTGTCCAG GAGatgtttctcctcctcgcaAGCACAGTTCTGAAAGACGAATCGGTGGGTGCAGTTCGTCACTGCAACGGCATCGTTCTGTGCATTCGACATCACTGGCGAAAGCACAAAATCGAG TTCTGGACAGCATCGCTCGATAGCGGAGTTCTCGCGCAACAAGAAGGACTgctgcgccgccttctcaGTCAGTTGCCGGGGAGCGCTGGACACGGCGTCGAATTGGAGTTCATCTCTCATCGCGAAGTCGTTCAGAGAAATCAAGTGAAG tTGATGCGAGCCCGCGGGAAGGCGCCGAAGGCCGCGTCTGGAAAGTCGGGGTCTGCCGACGCCTTCCAAGTCGGGAGTTCCTCGCCTGGAATTTCCATGCAAAAGCCTTTTGTGCCGCGTTCGTCCTTTTCCGGCTCGGAGATCGCAGCGCCGCCGCTGTTGCCCGAGGGGCCTTTCGCCCCAGGGACCAAGAAGAAGATCAACGAAAAGCGGAGTGGAAAGAGCAAGCACTGCGCGACTGGAGGGGAGCAGAACCCGGGAGAGTGTGTCGACCAGGAGAGCGGAGGTCGCGAGACTCTGTCGGCTCTCGGGAAGAAAGCGAGTGCCTGTGAGGTGCAAAGCAGTCAGTTAGACAACGAGAGGAGCTTGGCTCCGCGTCATGGACCcggggtgcatgcagaggttGACGACTATGGACGAGAGCAGCGCGGGGAAACTTTAACTCCGACGGCGCGCCAGGGGCCGCGAAAGAAGGACAGCAAAGGCGAGGCTAaccagacggagaagaagcgaccaGCCGCTTGCGAGGGCGGAACAACGACTTTCAATACGCCACGCTCGGCGCGCGGGTCCGGAGACTGCGGCTCTTCGCTCCTGAGGGAGGAAGTAGGCGAATTCGTGGACGCTGAAAACCGAGACGGCGCAGACTTGGGCTTCATGTGGACCCGGGAAGAACAACGTGGCTCCGGGATCCGAGGCCGCGGGCCAGCGAAGAGTGGGGGCTTGCCTGCGCTGATGCAgtcgccgctgctgctgtcgAGCGAAACTCTCCCGTTTCCAGGGCGCCTGCCCGTGTGGGCGGCTTCAGGCCCCCTGAGCGAGCCCCCGCAGCCAGGGAATGCctgggaagaagaggtcCCTGCGTTCAGTGGGGACTCCGAGGCTCGCGGGTTAGAGATCGAAGCACAGCGAGAGTCCGAGGATGCAGAACCTCAATTTGGAGGCTCGGGACCTGGAGGCAGGGAGACGCTTTGTCAACGTCTGCAGCTCTGGCAGCATGAGGGGCTTGTGTCTACAGAGTCGTCGACAGTCGAGAGTCAGGCGGCCTCGACTTCGCCTCTCATCAGGCCCGGGCGTGGATACCCCCGGCAAATTCCGCCACCCGGGCGGCGGGGAATGCTTGGGTCGTTTCTGTCCACTCTTGACTCGACGAGTTGGTCCCCTGCAGCTCAGAAGTCGGGCGCATTCGCGAATGGCGGCGAAGCATGCGCGGCGGATTCGAAAGCTGCAGGTTTCTCAGCATCGAGCACCGCATCCCGGTGGGGAGGCGAccctgccttctctcgcacTCGCCATGTGGAAGGCCAGGCGTGTGTCCCAGCGCCTctggcgagagaagagggcagGACAGGCAGCGGACTCAAGGCTGGGAAGAGCCGCGGTGGTATGCTGCCGGGCTCGAAGGGCGCGGGGCCCCGGCGGGGCGCccgagacggaagagaggacTTGTCAAATGCAGGTTATCGGAGCTCGGGGCGCGGAGCTTCGAGAGGGCCGTCTTGGAGCGTGTACTTCGCCAAcgaggaggagcagcggaGACGCCTTGCGACGACGATGGTCGCGCGGATCGATGTGAAGTCGATTCCGGACTACTTCAGCATGCAACTCGCCGCCAATCTGGGGGGCACATCCATCGGCAGTGCAGCTGCGCTCCAGGTCGGCGTCGGAGGCTCTCTCACAGCTGCCTCGTCCCCTCTCGGCTTCGGATTTCTCGCTCAGCACTCGGGGGTGTTGACAACGCTTacgacttcttcttcgacgcacaccagcgaaggaggagccGGCACGACTCGAGGGCCGACTGAGGGCGGCGAGGTAACCGCGGGGCCGCTCCCGGGGCCAGGGGAGTTCAAGACCGGCGCCACGGCTCCGCTTTTCCCCCTCCTTGCGGGCGCGGGGATTCCCCTCCCAGACGGGTTCTCACCCCAGCTCCTTGCCTCGCCCTCGGTCGGTCGAGCCGTGGCGACTGTCCTCCAGGTGCAGCAgctgcccttctctcccgtcatGGAGTCGGTCCAGCAGCAACTGGGCCTGTTGCCTCCGAAAAAAGACGGGGACTTGGAGCTCCAGGGGATGAGCGGGGCCCCGGGCGAAGGCAGCGCTCGTGGTGCTGACTCGCTGCAGGACCTGTGTCTGCCGCCATTGCTGGGAAGCTCTGCTCTGGCGCGACCGACGTCGCCTATGTCCTCGCCGtctgcggtgtctcctcaAGAGCTCCTACAAGGCGACTGGAAACCAGGAGACCCGAAAGAACGAGCTGCTAGGACTCCAGAGCAAGCGCCGTGCCCCAAGAGGCCATTCGCCTTCAATCCCCAGGCAGCCGTCTTCCGGCCTTCCTGGTCGGCCGAGGGGCAGCTCAGTGAAGGGATGGCGGCGCCGCAGGGGGAGGGCGAAGCGACTGCctacgcagaagagaagaagaatcagAGCCCGTTGGAAGAAACCGAGACGACATGTGAAGACAACAAGGCGGCCGGGAACCATCGACAAAGGGCAGCAGGGGCCAGGGACGAGTCAGAGGAGTTCGCGGGCGGCAGGCAAACCATCGCAGCCATCTGCCACGCTCTCCCGgcagctgcgcatgcagtggagccccgcgtgcatgcaggagagTCTCATGCAAGATACGCAGCAGGCGTGGACGGCCCGACAGAAGTCAAAAGGGAATGA